attatatcccCTGCTTTTCAGTTTTTAAGCTTATCATGCTACAAGCATATTTTCTGTTCTCTGATATGAACTCCCAATCTAATTTTGGTTGCTTTTTCCTTATGCAGTTTTACACATTTCTTGTGACAACTCTTGTCACTTCATCATTATTGCCGCAGTTCATAGCATTTTTTACTGATGGTGAAAAAAATGGAACACCAGAGACCCTTGTAGCCACTTTTGTAGCATTTGGTAAGTTGGACGAAAATCTGTATATTGTatcaattttcatttcttttatgtttccttttccttttccttatttttatgctttgattATTTCAGTCTTGAACTTATCATTTGCATTGAGTATTATGGGCTTCCTGATTATGCACATATCATTGGTATTAGGCAATACCACCACCATTGAGGTGATGCCTTTTGCGATGCCCCCCCCCCCAATTGTATATTAGCAAGGCATTCAGCCAGTGCATCGATTAAAAGctcatcttctttctttcaGGCATTTGAGAAGAAATCCAATCCTAAATGGCATTATGACCTTGGTCGAAGGAAAAACTTTGAACAGGTTACTTTTGGTCTTTTTGTTAATCTTTATCCAACCACTGTGTATGCATACCACTGTGCTTCATTGTTAATCTTTATCCAACCACTGTGCTTGTGCTGCTAGATCAGAAAAAACCTGCATAAGTTGCACACTTGATTCTGAATTTCCACGAACTAATTGCAGACCTATTACACATTTACACAATTGAACAGACCTATTCCATGAACACAAGGGCCACGCCGTTCCTTGAAATTGAGGTTTGGATTGTAATGTAGTCTACATTGTTCCCATTACACATTTCCATAATCACTTCCGTTCCCCAGCATAATTGATTCATAGATAAAACTATAAATTGAGGTTTGGATGAAATCAGTTGTGTGTTTCAGTTTTACTCAACCACAAAATCATGCTTGTTCATGTCCCCATAATTGTTGACATTCATCCCAAcccattttcttattttgttgagGTCACCGTTCACCTAGAAAATTATCATCTGCTCATAGCAATTGGTAGACATTGACATTTCCCAAGCTGCCGGCACTGTATGTCAAACTGCACATAGAAAACATTGCAGTAACGTGAGATTCAAACTTTGGCATGTGAATGGTTTTAGGCACATGGTGAAAGCCTCCCCATGATCATGGCTATGATGATTGGTCATGCTATTGAATGTAGGAGTTTCATACCTCCGCATGTACTGATCCATCCCTGCTTATTCAGAAGAGGATTTGGAATGCATGCCAGTGCTTCAAGGTTTTGAATATCCAACAAGACCAGACTTGGATGAGCTCCAGCAGTTCTAATGGCATTTATCAGGTTGAATGACATAAACCGTCTTTTAGGGCTTTGACAATCTGCAAAAGGAGGCTCACTCGAATGGATCCGAACGAGGAACATGGAAGTATATTTGTGTAGAGATGCGtccattttgaaaaacaaatatgctgTTCTTGGAACGTCGTAGTGCGCGTAGTTGGGGAAAAACAAATTCTAGTAATACCACCTTTCAACTATTATCCTTCATGAAGGCATTCTAAAAGTTGTACATGTGTTTTGAGCTCACTATCCCGTGAATGTGTAGTTCTCACCACAGAGAAAAGTGGCTACATGCATGGAACATTGGTCAATCAATCTTTACTCAAACTGCAAAATCAGGTGATTAGCtcaatacaaataatatatagatagtatttacttgtttttgtatcataaaagtgtttttttttttaaatgattttttttaattttaaattttaaattaattttttataaaaataatttttttaaaaataaaaaattattattttaatgtaatttcaaGCAGAAAAACACCTTgaattcaaaaatattgttgCATTTTCAAACCTTCATGAtacttcaaaacataaaacggATATAACTCAACTCGGATAGCATCGGACAACTGCAAAATTTTTACCATGAAATCATGGACAGACGGTGAAAATATATTCACAGAAAACTCTCAAGCCGGATTGGACTTCCACCTCTCCTACTCTCAAAAGTCCCAAGAAATTTGATCTTCGGACAACAAACTGAGACAAGGACTCAAGATCCATCCATACAGTGGTGGTCATTGTAAAGCGCACATAATTATGGCCCTAAAAACTGCGTTTGTAATGGCAAACATGACCAGAAGTGATGCCATTACCCCCCATCACTCCACCACCTCCGTAATCATTGTTATCATTGCCACTGCCATCCCACAACCACCGCCCCATCTTCGCATCAGAACCCCCCCTCCCCCACCAACCTCTCTCCCACTCTCATCCCACAACTATTACCATCGTCACTTTATTATCATATCACATTATTATCATATTCTATTTccacaatgttttttaaattattatttccttAACATTGTGAAACATCTTATGCAAAACTAACACTTTAGATTATTACTAAACTTTTTACACATGATACTCTGgaagtttgattaaaaaaaaatttgaacgctaaaaaaatatatatatgggatCACTAAtttgctttaaaataaaaaagatttttaaccATTAATTCAAATCATACcacattaaaatgttttttagaaaatattaaaacaattatatactaaatgatttttttttaatattaagatagtaatatattagattgatttatATCAACCCAGGTTCATTAAGAAAACTCGTAATCCAGATCATaagaccaaacaaaaaataaattaaaaagttcaacccttaattaatttaatgttaaaaaataaaattaataaaaaataatattcaatttaacaacaaaatatttcataaatccCAATCAAACTCGCAATCCGGTCATACACATctccaaattaaataatttatttatccctaaaatgattttttcattaattgaaTAACAGGAAGACATGTGGAACCTTTtcgtataaaataatatttttttaaagaacaagcAGACAGGCACGTGAGACCAAGGTATAAAAAACAAGCTAGTCGCATCaccaaagaaattaaaacagatTCATACTTCGAACTCACAAGTTAAACAATCCCTTTTAGAAAACTGGATTCCAAAGAGGAAGGAGTTATCTAAAATTTTATGGGGAACCTAAAGACGGTTGAGGTtaacctaataataataataaaataataaaaaaagtaacttTGGAGAGCGGGCTACAGCCAGATATTGCCACTTCTGTTCTAAACAGAGCGGCTGGAGAAGAAATTACTGATCTTGAGAAATTTTGCAACCGCACCTGGAAATTACACCACTGGACGGGATGCCACATGGCACAGACGTCATAGTGCAGACAATAGAATCTACTATAGAATATTGGTCAACGCAATGcgtattaaataatattctcaAAGATAgcatattaaatttattcgataccgttataattttataaaaaataaatttataattaatttactattaaaaaaactaaataaaaagaaaaaaaaaataagttgttgtaaaggtgaaattaaaaaaaaacccaaaaaaaataaacttagtcaattcaaattaacattTCAAAACCATCACTCAcgttatgaaattataataatactataaaaacaatttaaacaaaattataatgcataattaaaaaaaatatccagttaaaaaatgataaataaataaaatcaatttgttaAACCTACAATCCGAAAAGCATGATATTGAGATAACCCaatagataaaattagaaaactcaattttcaacacccaatgttaaagaataagataaaaaaatcaattagaaaaaacataaaaaaaaaataatacaaatcatCTCGAGTAAACTTGTTAAACTCATAACCCAgatcatgaaatcaaaataaatttatacaaaaaaatattgttaaactCATGATTTTATATCATAAGATTAGAGTAAGTTcataaaaaaccatgaaaaaaaaacacaaaaccctactttcaataaatctaatattaaagattgaaatgataataaaaaaatatacatatcaaACACAATTCTCAAAACAACCTAAtactatgaaataaaattaaaaagaaaaactaaaataaaaaacaaagctagtaaaggtgaaattaaaaaaaaaaccaataaaaacaaaaagaaaaaacacaatgaaAAGTATTAATGGATGCATTTACAATGATTAAGCCacagatattttaataaaatcttatgtttgatatctttttaatgttaagaattaagttctaaataaaattcaatctaaaaatgttataaaaataaaccagagaccatcacttttaatttataattttaaaaatctttgaataaataagataaagttaattaaaattatataaaaaacaaaaaatttaatttaattacaagaGAGAATTAATTTCAAACAATCAATTAGTGTGACCAGGCACCCGCGCCCTTCGATTAGTATAGCATTGTCATTTGCACAAACAGGAGAACCGGAATCCTCTTTGTGCATTCAAAAAACAAACGCACTGTTGCAGTTCCAAACATTGTGTAGCAAGCTTTTCTAAAGCAAGTTCTCCGTAGAGTAGTATTTAAATTACGgagtatttaaatttttagtgtCAGCATGCAACGTAGCAAATCAAAGCTAAATGAGATGATCCCATATTTCAACGGAGATAATTCGGTAGTTGCAAATGCAAAATAGAATATAGCATCAAACAAGCTTGTGCCGATAGATAGCTATATTCCCTTCTATTAATCTTCAGTAACCGTGGTTAGATGAGACCACTTGCACAAAACTGCATGGAGGGGGGAATGTACAAAAATTCTAACCCTGTTTTCTCCATTTTGTAATCACTAAAGGCACTGCAACTACGCCATTTACAGCAATTAATCCGAGTTAACTCTAATTAATTGTATACTCCCTTTCAGCTCCGTCTAAGCAAAAATCAAGCCAGGTACCTAAACATGTTTGGGTTTTCCTTGTCTCTTTCTAAATAGTCTCGGGATATCAGATCTTCTATTCGCTTCTTGATAGCTTTAATGTCAGGCTGCAAATTACAATCCATCGTTATATTCAAGGATGACAGAttacatgaaagaaaaatcttcCAATATCGAGGAAACTCTATCAATACCCTTTACCAGTCTTTCTATTGACAGCAGCTATGCTACTAGTCTCCTAATTCTCGCTCGGTGAGGTTTACAGGGACTTTCCAGAGAGAGTAACTATGCATGTTAAGAAAGAAGTATCATAGTGGAGTAGAAAAACTCATGTCTAATTCATAAGCGCATCCACTCTATGTAAGAACCAGAGAGTCCGATTTTCTTAAAAGCCCTCCCCCACTAGCCCAACAAGGTAATATCACTATCTATTCTTGGTACTAGTCCATAAAATTAACCACAGGCCTCAGATTCCTAAATATTTTCCAATTTCTCTAAACTTTGTCCAATAAATTAGAGAGGAAGTGCATGCCATACCTTGAACATGCGAGTCAATTGCTCAACACACTCCATGACTAGCTGTTGATGGCCCAAAACTTTCCGGCTCTTCATGATGCGCACAATTGCAGCATCGATTGCATACCGTCTGTCTTTGTGAACATCTTCAACAACCTTCTTTCTTTCATCAACAATTGGAAGAGGAACCTAACTTGCAGAATTTTAAGAGCTTAATATCTTAGAGAAAAGCAATAAAACCCCAAATGCAAGAAGGCAATGGTTTCTGTGACATGCTTTGCAGGcagttaaaagtaaaaaattaaaatataattctgaCAGTAGGGAGGTTTAACCTTGATCCTCCTCATTCTGTCATTGAACTTGCGATTGAACTCAAAGGAATCATTTTGGGTAACAGTCTTTGTGTTTGGTTCCTTGCTAAGGATCTTATACTTTCCACATGACAGGGAATGAAGTAATCGGGGCAAATCATCGTCGCTCAAGTTTGACTGAGTCATAATCTCAGGGTAACCTAGCTTGTCTGAAGTATTAAAAAGCATCAGGAGACAAGCCTGTAGAAGATAGACAGGAATCAAATAATCAGAATCAAACATCGCAATCCAataataacagaatgatatgcaAATCATCCATCCACTATCTTTGAAAAAGGTAAGGTTTAATACAGCACCTGGTAGGTTGTCACAACCAGCTCAATAGGTTTTTGGTCAAACCTGGCATTAATGTGGCAAGATCCCAGCGAGTAAATCCATGTAAGTTTTCTGTGCTTACTCTTGTTGTCATAGAACTCCTTGAAAACTTCCACTCCCCTAGCCTGAAACAAAAGGTTCCAGAATGTTCATTTTGaagataaaggaaaagaaaattgctTCCTACATTTACTGCCAGAATACAGTTATGTCACAAATACAGAAAAATCCTGCCATAATTTGTCAAGGTAAATCTTTACCATTTCTGCAGGCAGGTTGATATCGGAGGATTTATAACTTGGCCAGTACCCAGTTGTGAGAACACTAACTTGCAAATCAATCCCAGTATGTGTGGTTGGGTTATTGCCAAGATACTCGTCAAAGCTGGACTGGTGTTCCTTTGCCAGTTGCAAATCTGtgacctggaaaaaaaaagacaatctaTCACCACAGTTGCATGAACAGATTGACACACATTATCCAACCAGGCCAGCTCACCATTCCTTCCATCTTTGAGGTGAATTGACCACCACATTGCTGcttcaattttgaaagaataCTCCTTTCATGTTCATCATTAGCACTTCGATCAAAAAGAAGACGACGGGCAAGCTTTTTCctggagaaaaaacaaagaatacaaATCAAGTACaaagaaagaataagaagaaaaggtaCAGATAACaagcatataaaattaaagacatGCCAACAATAAGTTTTACCGATAAAATTCGGCAAAGAGGTCCTTGTCACTAATATATGCAAGCAGCTTAACCACCTACAGAAATCCATCACAGTTCAAATTTCTAATCACTAGCAAGTCTCAGCACATAGTTCTGAAAAATCTATCAGACTCATATAAAGATTCACAAATTAACATGACAAATTGGATCACCTTCTCCAGTGTTTCTTCAATGGCTTCATCACTTAGTTTCTCACTTCCCCCCTTTCGGAGGATAGTATCACAAAAGGTGGCCAGTTGTTCAGCACTAGAGCTCCCAGCAACTGTTTTATTGCAAAAAATCTCAAAAGCCTCTTTCATGGCCTATTTAGCAacccaaaaaaagaacaaacctGTTAAATGAAACgataaaacaaaagttaaagaaCAAGACTATGCTGTCTACCACCTACCTTGTGAAACAAGGTGTGGTTTTGAAAGCAATCAGTCACATAAGTCATGTATTTATCATGCAGCTCAATTATCTTTCGGATGAGAACCTGAAAACCAATCCATCAAGTAAATTTTGACATTCCCAACTATCAGTAGGTATCTAAAACATAGAAGGTGAGAGATTTACTTGTTCCTGAACACCACCATTTGCAGCCTGTGGAAGCACACACCATCTTTAGCACCacaataaataattgaaaaaagacACGTCTAGcttatttctaaatatattgAATGAAAAGTTACATTGTGTAGAAAAAACAGCTAAAGAAATATTGAGTCAGAGCATCACAACCTCAAGACTAAAGACTCCAGATGTTTTCTGGTATGACCATATAAAAGTGTCAGCAAAAATGTAAAAGACACATTGTTATAACTGCAAGACTGGTGTTTTCCTCTTCCAGCAACTATAGTGCTAAGTATGGTCAAAATCACATGAAGAATGCACATAACTCGGAGACTACATAATATACACATGATAGTAATTTAACACATTGAATTATCACAGCACACAACTAAAACTATACTAAGATGCACAATTTGCCATTAAGCAGTGCAAGGAACAAAATCACATGGACAAACCTGGCTACTCGCAGCATCTTCTGCCTGCTGGACCAAGGCTGTTCCTTCAGCAGTAATATGCTGAACAATGCACAAAAATAGAGGGTAAGTTGTTGAGAGTTGTGGGTCAGCAAtccaaaaatacatcaaaagaGGCTCTGTTGGTAGCAAAATAGCACAGACAGAGAATGTCAACCAACCTGCTTGAATACATTAGAAACAGGTTCCAAGCCATGGGGAACCTTATGGTAAAGCCTGAACATCCTGGATAGATCATCCAACTGACATGGTGTATCcgaaaataaattacaattcaCCATATATTACAAGATAGCCACTAAGCATCATTCAAGAATCAGGACTCGAAGCAATTCCAGACCACCATATACCTTGTCATCTCTAAGCAATGAGTGAACTCCAGAATGTTCCTTTTCTAGCAGTTGGTTCGCATGGACCACCAACAACTCGTGTTGCACTTTCTATATAACATGTCGCTGTTGTTAGTCTACAATGTAATCATAAAAAACATTCGATATAGTAAGGTAATAGCATCCAGGTAAAGAATCAATAGCAAGATGCCCTGAAACTGCTCAACTATCCTCTCCAGAAGTGCTAAAACAACAAATACAGgaacagaaaacaaaatgagataaatatttatttgatagctTCCTTTTAGAATAGAGTCAGCTGATTGCTACTAGGAAACACACCAtgtaatcaaaacaaaataaatatatttgcttAACATGTGGCATGAAGAGGCATGGTAAATGGGCAAACACATATTTTCAagcaaagaagaataaaatgaaGGCATAAGAAACCAATAGTCCTGAACATGTGATATGCAATGAACGAACCTCCACTAACTTTGTCTCACTGCTTGAGTGCAAGTAATgagaaactctctctctctctctcttcaagcaTTCCTCAGCCTGCATATCCACAGAAGGTATTAGgattaaaaaaagtcaatcatAAAACTATAAGGAGCACAATCAACAAGTCCTTGCCTTTATCATGTAATCTGGGCAGGAATCCTCTCGAATCCAGTTTGCCGCTTTAACAGAATAGTAAGCACCACTACCTTGAAGCATATGCGCTTCAAAATCATCTTCATAATGATCCATTTGTGACATTCCAATCTCAACAAATATATCTAAAACATTCTTCAGCAGTGCTCTGTCAATCTGTTCTCCGTCGCGTTCTTTACCAATCTGGTCCACAGAAGAATGGTTTCAACTTTGTTATTAGAAATAGGAAATGAAATTACACTGCTTAAAGAAGCAAAAAAGTTGCCAGGGTAACTTACCACATCAAGCACGGCATCCTTTGCTTTACTATTCACTTCCTGATAAAcctgaaaaattgaaaattgataacaaaatcatttaaattatctCAGAAACTGGAAAGTGAGTCATCCAAATAATGgctaaagaaaatgaaacattAGAAGGAATTAGCAAACCAGATCACGGAAGCAAGTCAGTCCAACTTCATTAAGTGGAGGAAGTGACCTCCGAGCAATGAAGTAACGGTCAAGATAATGAAAGAAGCGTGACAACCACCTAACCATAATTTTATGGTTAGCCCATCTTTTCACAAGCTCCCTCAACATAAACTCATCGTGCTTCTCCCTTATCGATGGTAATACCTGATAAGGAAAACAGAACAAGGTAGGGATGTTAAATGGTGTAAAATGCTAAAAGTTGTTTTATTGATTAGTATAAGCAAAAAAGCAACTGCTGCCCATGATAAATGTTACTGCTGCAACTTATTTAATGACTAAAACTAAAACCCAGGATACACTACAAGAACAAATCACCCACAACCCACCGTCAATTTACAAATCATTGAACTACTGAAAGAATTTATATTGTGGTGATAGGTACAACCACCTAACTGTTTAACAAAAGAGCTCATAGTACACTGCACAAGCAAAGCATGTAGTTGAAGCTAACAGCTGTTGATTTAGAGCGAAAACATCACCAGGCATAAATGTTTTGTAGTGGTACTTCTTTGCTAAGGCTATGTGCATTGtaaaaggaaagagaggagCATATCCAGCAAATAATACCACATAATTTATAAACCATAAAAAGCTTTGTTAGATTGAAGGAAATATAACTACATCCACAGGGACCAGCAGATGTACTAGCAAGAAGAATGATAaccaataaaagaaataaaccgATGCCATTCATCCCACCGTGGAGTTTATATATTCTTGAAACGCCTCCCTGTACTTGTCATAAAGCTGCTGGGAATAGTCATTGGGTGGCTTCTGAGTACACATATCGTAGATAGTTCTGAAGTGTTGAAAATTAAAGGGAGATTAGAAAAATTGCAAGAATTTTCTAACCAGTTcatcaaaacaacattcaataaaaaagaaaagaaaacatacgTGTAAAGCATCATATATTCTTCTGAGTTGAATTGCTCCAGTGATCCATCCAGAATCCCCTTCAGCTTTGTGATCCCTTTCTGCATATATTCCCATCCTTGCTCAAGTTCAATAGTCTTGCGCTCACCCATGAATTAATAAGTGAAAAACCCAAATCTGCAGTCATTGTTATGCCGATCTTTTCAGTCATTTTTACAAAACAAAGGGCATTGATCCAAGTACAAACCACTAAATATGAAAAGTTTATGCATTCAACAGCGCTAAACAAaccaaaagacaaaaaacaatcaacaagaaaaagaacaagaaagtcCTAAAATACAAGGCAACAGATTTTTATTATCAGAACACAAAACAATGACAATATTTCATAGCCATAAGAAATACAAtccaaaaacctaaaaatatcagaaattctgcaaataaaaatcaatagaaaCGCAATAACACAAAGCCTGAAATTGCAATTGAACAGTAACACTGAAACAAATGAACgctaaaatcaaatcaaaacttaaaaacacCATCCATGACTAAAAATTAAACCCTGACACAAAA
This genomic interval from Populus alba chromosome 1, ASM523922v2, whole genome shotgun sequence contains the following:
- the LOC118036068 gene encoding cullin-1; the protein is MGERKTIELEQGWEYMQKGITKLKGILDGSLEQFNSEEYMMLYTTIYDMCTQKPPNDYSQQLYDKYREAFQEYINSTVLPSIREKHDEFMLRELVKRWANHKIMVRWLSRFFHYLDRYFIARRSLPPLNEVGLTCFRDLVYQEVNSKAKDAVLDVIGKERDGEQIDRALLKNVLDIFVEIGMSQMDHYEDDFEAHMLQGSGAYYSVKAANWIREDSCPDYMIKAEECLKRERERVSHYLHSSSETKLVEKVQHELLVVHANQLLEKEHSGVHSLLRDDKLDDLSRMFRLYHKVPHGLEPVSNVFKQHITAEGTALVQQAEDAASSQAANGGVQEQVLIRKIIELHDKYMTYVTDCFQNHTLFHKAMKEAFEIFCNKTVAGSSSAEQLATFCDTILRKGGSEKLSDEAIEETLEKVVKLLAYISDKDLFAEFYRKKLARRLLFDRSANDEHERSILSKLKQQCGGQFTSKMEGMVTDLQLAKEHQSSFDEYLGNNPTTHTGIDLQVSVLTTGYWPSYKSSDINLPAEMARGVEVFKEFYDNKSKHRKLTWIYSLGSCHINARFDQKPIELVVTTYQACLLMLFNTSDKLGYPEIMTQSNLSDDDLPRLLHSLSCGKYKILSKEPNTKTVTQNDSFEFNRKFNDRMRRIKVPLPIVDERKKVVEDVHKDRRYAIDAAIVRIMKSRKVLGHQQLVMECVEQLTRMFKPDIKAIKKRIEDLISRDYLERDKENPNMFRYLA